A single region of the Solwaraspora sp. WMMD406 genome encodes:
- the tnpB gene encoding IS607 family element RNA-guided endonuclease TnpB: MKTIQAYRFALDLTPGQERAVLGHAGAARVAHNWALARVKAVMDQRAAERSYGVPEDRLTPAGSWSLPALRKAWNAVKNDVAPWWRECSKEAFNTGLDALARGLKNWADSRNGVRTGRPVGFPRFRSRRRSVPSVRFTTGAIRVEPDRKHVVLPRLGRLKLHESARKLARRLDNGTARVMSATVRRDGGRWHVSFTVEVERAARGPARPDSVVGVDVGITHLAVLSTGELVDNPRHLLAARRRMRTLGRALSRKTGPDRRNGRRPSKRWERAARRLGRAHARVANLRRDGLHKLTTRLATTYGTVVVEDLNVAGMLANRRLARHIADAGFAQIRRQLAYKTGWNGGWLLAADRWYPSSKTCSACGTVKAKLALSEREYQCAACGLVIDRDRNAARNLAALAAVFDTTAGSGLVAARGADQKTRVRGQVAEKREPGTAPAGQTGTVPPQGGTTNRVLAQAH, from the coding sequence GTGAAGACGATTCAGGCGTACCGGTTTGCTCTGGACCTCACCCCGGGTCAGGAACGCGCGGTGCTCGGGCACGCCGGGGCGGCGCGGGTGGCGCACAACTGGGCCCTGGCTCGGGTGAAGGCGGTGATGGACCAGCGGGCTGCCGAGCGTTCGTACGGTGTGCCCGAGGATCGGCTCACCCCGGCAGGGTCGTGGTCGTTGCCCGCGCTGCGCAAGGCGTGGAACGCCGTGAAGAACGACGTGGCGCCGTGGTGGCGGGAGTGCTCGAAGGAGGCGTTCAACACCGGCCTCGACGCGCTCGCCCGTGGCTTGAAGAACTGGGCCGACTCCCGCAACGGCGTGCGGACCGGCCGCCCGGTCGGCTTCCCCCGGTTCAGGTCCCGCCGCCGCAGCGTCCCGAGCGTGCGGTTCACCACCGGCGCGATCCGCGTCGAGCCGGACCGCAAACATGTGGTGCTTCCGCGTCTGGGCCGGTTGAAGCTGCACGAGTCGGCCCGCAAACTCGCCCGCCGTCTGGACAACGGCACCGCCCGGGTCATGTCCGCAACAGTGCGCCGTGACGGCGGCCGCTGGCATGTATCGTTCACCGTCGAGGTCGAACGCGCCGCACGCGGCCCGGCCCGGCCGGACTCGGTGGTCGGTGTCGACGTCGGGATCACGCACCTCGCGGTGTTGTCCACCGGCGAGCTGGTCGACAACCCACGGCACCTGCTCGCCGCGCGGCGGCGGATGCGCACGCTCGGCCGGGCGCTGTCGCGGAAGACCGGTCCGGATCGGCGTAACGGGCGACGTCCGTCGAAGCGGTGGGAACGGGCCGCGCGCCGGCTCGGCCGCGCTCACGCCCGCGTCGCCAACCTGCGCCGTGACGGCCTGCACAAGCTCACCACCCGGCTCGCCACGACGTACGGCACGGTCGTGGTGGAAGACCTCAACGTGGCCGGGATGCTGGCCAACCGCAGGCTGGCCCGGCACATCGCCGACGCCGGATTCGCGCAGATCCGCCGCCAGCTGGCGTACAAGACCGGATGGAACGGCGGCTGGCTGCTGGCGGCCGACCGCTGGTACCCGTCCTCGAAAACCTGCTCGGCCTGCGGCACGGTGAAAGCCAAGCTGGCCCTGTCCGAGCGTGAGTACCAGTGTGCGGCGTGTGGTCTGGTCATCGACCGGGACCGCAACGCCGCCCGTAACCTGGCCGCGCTCGCGGCTGTGTTCGACACCACCGCCGGGAGTGGCCTGGTGGCAGCACGTGGAGCCGACCAGAAGACCCGCGTACGCGGGCAGGTGGCCGAGAAGCGTGAACCCGGCACGGCACCCGCCGGTCAGACCGGGACCGTCCCACCGCAAGGCGGGACTACCAACCGTGTGCTTGCTCAAGCACACTGA
- a CDS encoding response regulator transcription factor, which translates to MAAPQTEAKLLVVEDDPNILELLSASLRFAGFDVTTATSGSAALSAARDRRPDLVVLDVMLPDLDGFEVIRLMREAGTRTPVVFLTARDATDDKIRGLTLGGDDYVTKPFSLEELTARIRAVLRRTSSGDPVTSRLTFADLELDEETHEVYRAGNRVQLSPTEFKLLRYLMLNANRVLSKAQILDHVWNYDFRGDDNIVESYISYLRRKVDTTQPRLIHTLRGVGYVLRKPAA; encoded by the coding sequence ATGGCCGCACCGCAGACCGAGGCGAAGCTACTCGTCGTCGAGGACGATCCCAACATCCTCGAACTCCTGTCCGCCAGTCTGCGTTTCGCCGGATTCGACGTCACGACCGCCACCAGCGGCAGCGCGGCCCTGAGCGCCGCCCGCGATCGGCGGCCCGACTTGGTGGTCCTCGACGTCATGTTGCCGGACCTGGACGGCTTCGAGGTGATCCGGCTGATGCGGGAGGCGGGCACCCGTACCCCGGTGGTCTTCCTCACCGCCCGCGACGCCACCGACGACAAGATCCGCGGCCTGACCCTGGGCGGCGACGACTACGTCACCAAACCCTTCTCACTGGAGGAACTCACCGCCCGGATCCGGGCGGTGCTGCGGCGCACCAGCAGCGGCGACCCGGTCACCTCCCGGCTCACCTTCGCCGACCTGGAACTCGACGAGGAGACCCACGAGGTCTACCGGGCCGGCAACCGGGTGCAGCTGTCACCGACCGAGTTCAAGCTGCTGCGATACCTGATGCTCAACGCCAACCGGGTGCTGAGCAAGGCGCAGATCCTCGACCACGTGTGGAACTACGACTTCCGGGGCGACGACAACATCGTCGAGTCCTACATCTCCTATCTGCGGCGCAAGGTCGACACCACCCAGCCCCGCCTCATCCACACCCTCCGCGGGGTCGGGTACGTCCTGCGCAAACCGGCGGCGTGA
- a CDS encoding trypsin-like peptidase domain-containing protein: MSEHESTPQAEPAGTAQPSASPWQSPPSSSAPGPSQSQSPAREPQGQRPMGVPQDRPAATAARGTTDWTPTNQPYAGPPAPPGADAAGPGRAGGSRPEAAGPAESRPQPAAPPSPGAPSAGIPASGAPTAGPTNGPTTGVPASAHQAAGAPSSGPYAPARPAAGQYTPGQAQVPYGGQWSTSQGYPGQPYAGHGYPGQSYPGRGYGQPGVTWAPPPGAAAEAAGQRRGGRVARTVIGGAVVLALMLGSGAVGGAVVAVFDDGATPAVQTSGGSGSAAPVVDRSSLAGIAEAVQDSVVSISTGSSEGSGVVLNTDGFILTNNHVIESAQGGAVSVVFADGSTAQGSVIGTDARTDLAVVKVEGVDGLSPATFGDSSAMLVGDTVLALGSPLGLQGSVTAGIISAQNRTIQVGGSQQQNPFGGGGGQVTSMSGLLQTDAPINPGNSGGALVNTNGEVIGINTAIATSGQGEGNIGVGFAIPSNRAKEVAETLMAGEEVVHPYLGVNVTGGEDGGAVIGAVEPDSPADQAGLTRGDVVTRVGDTAITDADDLVAAVQAGTVGEEVEITYLRDDQERTTTATLAEAP; the protein is encoded by the coding sequence ATGAGCGAGCACGAGTCCACACCGCAGGCGGAGCCGGCGGGCACTGCTCAACCGTCGGCGAGCCCATGGCAGTCGCCGCCGTCATCGTCCGCGCCGGGCCCGAGCCAGAGCCAAAGCCCGGCGCGTGAGCCGCAGGGCCAGCGCCCGATGGGCGTACCGCAGGACCGGCCGGCCGCGACCGCCGCGCGCGGCACCACGGACTGGACACCGACCAACCAGCCGTACGCCGGCCCACCGGCCCCGCCAGGGGCGGACGCCGCCGGGCCTGGGCGCGCCGGCGGGTCCCGGCCTGAGGCCGCCGGGCCGGCTGAGTCGAGGCCACAGCCGGCAGCGCCACCATCACCGGGCGCGCCGAGCGCCGGAATTCCCGCCTCGGGCGCGCCGACCGCTGGGCCGACCAATGGGCCGACCACCGGGGTGCCCGCGTCGGCGCACCAGGCAGCCGGTGCGCCGTCGTCCGGTCCGTACGCACCTGCCCGCCCGGCTGCCGGCCAGTACACGCCGGGCCAGGCACAGGTCCCGTACGGCGGCCAGTGGAGTACGAGCCAGGGCTACCCCGGCCAGCCGTACGCCGGACATGGCTACCCCGGCCAGAGCTACCCCGGACGCGGCTACGGCCAGCCCGGCGTCACCTGGGCTCCACCGCCGGGCGCGGCGGCCGAAGCCGCCGGCCAACGCCGGGGCGGCCGGGTCGCCCGTACGGTGATCGGTGGCGCCGTGGTGCTCGCGTTGATGCTCGGCTCCGGGGCCGTCGGCGGAGCGGTCGTCGCCGTGTTCGACGACGGTGCCACGCCGGCCGTACAGACCAGCGGCGGCAGCGGCAGCGCCGCGCCGGTGGTCGACCGGTCGTCGCTCGCCGGGATCGCCGAGGCCGTGCAGGACAGCGTGGTGTCGATCTCCACCGGTTCGAGTGAGGGATCCGGCGTCGTGCTCAACACCGACGGCTTCATCCTCACCAACAACCACGTGATCGAGTCGGCACAGGGCGGCGCGGTCAGTGTCGTCTTCGCCGACGGCAGCACCGCCCAGGGCTCGGTGATCGGCACCGACGCGCGTACCGACCTGGCCGTGGTCAAGGTGGAAGGGGTCGACGGACTGTCCCCGGCCACCTTCGGCGACAGCAGCGCGATGCTCGTCGGCGACACCGTGCTCGCCCTGGGCAGCCCGCTCGGGCTGCAGGGTTCGGTGACGGCCGGGATCATCAGCGCCCAGAACCGCACCATCCAGGTCGGCGGCAGTCAGCAGCAGAACCCGTTCGGTGGCGGTGGCGGCCAGGTGACCTCGATGTCCGGGCTGCTGCAGACCGACGCCCCGATCAACCCGGGCAACTCCGGTGGCGCGCTGGTCAACACCAACGGTGAGGTGATCGGCATCAACACCGCCATCGCCACCTCGGGCCAGGGTGAGGGCAACATCGGGGTCGGCTTCGCCATCCCCAGCAACCGGGCCAAGGAAGTCGCCGAGACGCTGATGGCCGGTGAGGAGGTCGTCCATCCGTACCTCGGGGTGAACGTGACCGGCGGCGAGGACGGTGGCGCGGTCATCGGGGCGGTCGAGCCCGACAGCCCGGCGGACCAGGCTGGTCTGACCCGTGGTGACGTGGTCACCCGGGTCGGTGACACCGCGATCACCGACGCCGACGATCTGGTCGCCGCCGTCCAGGCCGGCACGGTCGGTGAGGAAGTGGAGATCACCTACCTGCGCGACGACCAGGAACGGACGACCACCGCCACGCTCGCCGAAGCCCCGTAG
- a CDS encoding IS607 family transposase, protein MNLKEWAAVTGISYATARRRYESGTLPVPTYRIGRLIMVGEPVTGTPAATGQTVVYARVSSADRKADLDRQVARVAVWATGRKLGVDRVVAEVGSALDGHREKFLALLRDPSVSTIVVEHRDRFARFGAECVEAALAAQGRRLLVVDPAGVDDDLVGDVTEILTSLCARLYGGRAAVDRVRRAVEAATGDPV, encoded by the coding sequence TTGAATTTGAAGGAATGGGCAGCGGTCACCGGAATCTCGTACGCGACGGCACGTCGGCGTTACGAGTCCGGGACGCTGCCCGTTCCCACCTATCGGATCGGCCGTCTGATCATGGTCGGGGAGCCGGTCACTGGTACGCCGGCCGCTACCGGGCAGACCGTGGTGTACGCGCGGGTGTCGTCGGCCGATCGGAAGGCGGATCTGGACCGGCAGGTCGCGCGGGTGGCGGTGTGGGCCACCGGGCGCAAGCTCGGTGTGGACCGGGTGGTGGCCGAGGTCGGCTCGGCGTTGGACGGGCATCGTGAGAAGTTCCTGGCCCTGCTGCGCGACCCGTCGGTGTCCACGATCGTGGTCGAGCACCGGGACCGGTTCGCGCGTTTCGGTGCCGAGTGTGTCGAGGCCGCGTTGGCCGCGCAGGGCCGGCGTCTGCTCGTGGTCGATCCGGCCGGGGTCGATGACGATCTGGTCGGTGATGTGACGGAGATCCTGACGTCGTTGTGTGCCCGGCTGTACGGCGGTCGTGCTGCCGTGGACCGGGTCCGCCGGGCGGTCGAGGCCGCGACCGGGGACCCGGTGTGA
- a CDS encoding cyclic nucleotide-binding protein has protein sequence MTVVETRMSVWEALAGRAPGQPVAPADPGLWAAVVERLNPARARPVLRSGIEYVELVSVRDVPYVMLKSPDDRGGARYLRLTPDEWRLAQLMDGTRTVARLVAEFARIAGRLAPDQVTRVVADLAGNRMLAELPVDAFRPLDRVHRRPWPVRAGRTLLAAAQGRRTVLANVDPLVGALYRGGGRLLFTRAAAIVLGVLAVFGFGLFCWTWWRGDQSVFLTGGSYVAGAAVLLGLNVLALACHELGHALATKHAGRRVPAAGFLIYFGIPSVFVDTTDVWMADRRSRLVTTASGPAAGLVLAGIAGIVGFLFPAAAPWTFKLAFAWYLNALFNLNPFLALDGYYLLMDWLEIPNLRARGLAFVTGRLRRRGPRWAELDREGRLVALYGMLAILWLVIAVNLFWRIWTDRVAGLVTGLWRSGWPARMLLVAVVAGLAAPLVYLAVGWLARRYRRLRVRWAERRHASDTPRRLDALRSSALRVLPPEALGRLASRARWVHPRTGEQLVAAGAAQPAVFVVVDGAVEGRALGDLAGTVRERLGPGGLVGLASVLTGRPAALSWHTAGTTLLALPPSVVAGVIGPLPGPPPAERTAAEALFAETPALSGLTGEDRLGLVSRARPVGLPPGAPVRLLGPHDAVVVESGVIALADGTELRRGTMIGPVGAEPPEAVAVTRTPVRLWQLPAVAGLPMLLGAAPAQVAEASAAAIQGAAPASGVHPAGDYPPLAAPPGPPPRGGDDQVDGRFERRLWWLVLLLLLFALLITGTNLLPGPAWAEMPADRALLRVERGTVRVVTGGEPVTLRDGAAMYVGAGHRVEVADRSTGELIFRGGAATVLCAGVRAEVGALWSTGTRPVAPNAELTLDRGRVLADTASTSAAFRPLAFTVTSRGEEMANRGEAWFAVNSGQVRVAIGEVRRNGVTQQATGERLGCGDGAVIDPPGGTASEPPAAGTPTPEAPTVQSPSPDLSATSQPVPTPGLSPSPPPVPGPTTAPPAPDPSPSTSPSPSPSPSPRPSTTTAPPTTPPPPTTAPPTTPPPPTTAPPTTPPPPLVISWVNEPSGEIGQDAGGAPCGGPNSTTAGAAVRVAGDPPGVNVVLSWSGFAQGGTSMNPDGPVYYGAVGPVDYSGEPNSGGSLAITVIATDRQGRTSSPIETKISVAPCRATAAGAEIR, from the coding sequence GTGACGGTCGTCGAGACCCGGATGAGCGTGTGGGAGGCCCTGGCCGGACGGGCGCCGGGGCAACCGGTCGCACCGGCCGACCCCGGACTGTGGGCGGCCGTGGTCGAACGGCTCAACCCTGCCCGGGCCCGCCCGGTGCTGCGCTCCGGCATCGAGTACGTCGAACTTGTCTCGGTCCGCGACGTGCCGTACGTCATGCTCAAGTCCCCGGACGACCGGGGCGGTGCCCGCTACCTGCGGCTGACGCCGGATGAGTGGCGGCTCGCCCAGCTGATGGACGGCACCCGTACGGTGGCCCGGCTGGTCGCCGAGTTCGCCCGGATCGCCGGCCGACTCGCCCCGGACCAGGTGACCCGGGTCGTCGCCGACCTGGCCGGCAACCGGATGCTCGCCGAGCTGCCGGTGGACGCCTTCCGGCCGCTGGACCGGGTGCACCGCCGGCCCTGGCCGGTCCGGGCCGGCCGGACACTGCTGGCCGCCGCGCAGGGCCGCCGTACCGTACTGGCCAACGTCGACCCGCTGGTCGGCGCGCTCTACCGGGGCGGCGGGCGGCTGCTGTTCACCCGGGCGGCGGCGATCGTGCTCGGCGTACTCGCGGTGTTCGGTTTCGGACTGTTCTGCTGGACCTGGTGGCGTGGCGACCAGTCGGTCTTTCTCACCGGCGGGTCGTACGTCGCCGGTGCCGCCGTTCTGCTCGGGTTGAACGTGCTGGCGTTGGCCTGCCACGAACTCGGCCACGCGCTGGCCACCAAACACGCCGGCCGGCGGGTCCCGGCCGCCGGTTTCCTGATCTACTTCGGCATCCCGTCGGTCTTCGTGGACACCACCGACGTGTGGATGGCCGACCGCCGCTCCCGGCTGGTGACCACCGCGTCCGGGCCCGCCGCCGGGCTGGTCCTGGCCGGTATCGCCGGTATCGTCGGATTCCTCTTTCCGGCGGCGGCGCCGTGGACGTTCAAGCTCGCCTTCGCCTGGTATCTCAACGCCCTGTTCAACCTCAACCCGTTTTTGGCGTTGGACGGCTACTACCTGCTGATGGACTGGTTGGAGATCCCCAACCTGCGGGCCCGTGGGCTGGCGTTCGTCACCGGCCGGCTGCGTCGCCGTGGGCCGCGCTGGGCGGAGCTGGACCGGGAGGGCCGGCTGGTCGCGCTCTACGGGATGTTGGCCATCCTCTGGCTGGTCATCGCGGTCAACCTTTTCTGGCGGATCTGGACCGACCGGGTCGCCGGCCTGGTCACCGGGCTGTGGCGGTCCGGCTGGCCGGCCCGGATGCTGCTGGTCGCGGTGGTCGCTGGTCTGGCCGCGCCACTGGTCTACCTGGCCGTCGGCTGGCTGGCCCGGCGCTACCGGCGGCTACGGGTCAGGTGGGCCGAACGCCGGCACGCCTCGGACACCCCACGCCGGCTCGACGCGTTGCGGTCCAGCGCGCTGCGGGTCCTGCCGCCGGAGGCGTTGGGCCGGTTGGCGTCCCGGGCCCGTTGGGTGCATCCCCGTACCGGGGAACAGCTCGTCGCCGCCGGTGCCGCGCAGCCGGCGGTGTTCGTCGTGGTCGACGGCGCGGTGGAGGGCCGGGCCCTGGGTGACCTGGCCGGAACCGTCCGGGAGCGGCTCGGGCCGGGTGGCCTGGTCGGGTTGGCGAGCGTGCTCACCGGCCGGCCGGCGGCGTTGAGCTGGCATACGGCCGGTACCACGTTGCTCGCCTTGCCGCCGTCCGTCGTGGCTGGCGTGATCGGTCCGTTGCCCGGACCGCCGCCGGCGGAGCGGACCGCCGCCGAGGCGCTGTTCGCCGAGACCCCGGCGTTGTCCGGACTCACCGGGGAGGACCGTCTCGGGCTGGTGTCCCGGGCCCGGCCGGTCGGGTTGCCGCCCGGTGCCCCGGTCCGGCTCCTCGGCCCGCATGACGCCGTCGTGGTGGAGTCGGGGGTGATCGCCCTCGCCGACGGCACCGAGCTGCGTCGCGGCACGATGATCGGTCCGGTGGGTGCCGAACCCCCGGAGGCGGTGGCGGTGACCCGTACCCCGGTCCGGTTGTGGCAGTTGCCGGCGGTGGCGGGCCTGCCGATGCTGCTCGGCGCGGCACCGGCCCAAGTCGCCGAGGCGTCGGCGGCGGCGATCCAGGGTGCCGCCCCGGCCAGCGGGGTGCATCCGGCCGGTGACTATCCACCGCTGGCGGCACCGCCGGGACCGCCGCCGCGTGGCGGTGACGACCAGGTGGACGGGCGGTTCGAACGCCGGTTGTGGTGGCTGGTCCTGCTCCTGCTGCTGTTCGCGTTGCTGATCACCGGGACGAACCTGTTGCCCGGTCCGGCCTGGGCGGAGATGCCCGCCGACCGGGCGTTGCTGCGCGTCGAGCGCGGCACGGTCCGGGTGGTGACCGGCGGCGAACCGGTCACGCTGCGCGACGGGGCGGCGATGTACGTCGGTGCCGGCCACCGCGTCGAGGTGGCCGATCGGTCGACCGGCGAGTTGATTTTCCGCGGCGGCGCGGCCACCGTGCTCTGCGCGGGCGTCCGGGCCGAGGTCGGGGCGTTGTGGAGCACTGGTACGCGGCCCGTCGCACCGAACGCGGAACTGACCCTGGACCGGGGGCGCGTTCTCGCCGACACCGCCAGCACCTCGGCCGCGTTCCGGCCGCTGGCGTTCACCGTGACCAGCCGGGGCGAGGAGATGGCGAACCGGGGTGAGGCCTGGTTCGCGGTCAACTCCGGGCAGGTCCGGGTCGCGATCGGTGAGGTACGCCGCAACGGGGTGACCCAGCAGGCCACCGGTGAGCGGCTCGGCTGTGGCGACGGCGCGGTGATCGACCCGCCGGGCGGGACGGCCAGCGAGCCACCTGCCGCCGGTACCCCGACCCCGGAGGCGCCGACGGTGCAGAGTCCGTCGCCGGATCTCTCCGCCACCAGCCAGCCGGTGCCGACGCCGGGGCTCAGCCCGAGCCCACCGCCGGTGCCCGGCCCGACCACCGCGCCGCCCGCGCCGGACCCGTCGCCGAGTACGTCGCCGTCGCCGTCGCCGTCGCCGTCGCCTCGGCCGTCGACCACGACCGCGCCGCCGACCACACCCCCGCCGCCGACGACCGCGCCGCCGACCACGCCCCCGCCGCCGACGACCGCGCCGCCGACCACGCCCCCGCCTCCTCTGGTGATCTCCTGGGTGAACGAGCCCAGCGGGGAAATCGGACAAGACGCCGGCGGTGCTCCGTGTGGCGGGCCGAATTCGACGACCGCCGGCGCCGCTGTGCGGGTCGCCGGGGATCCTCCCGGCGTCAACGTGGTGCTCTCCTGGAGCGGATTCGCCCAAGGCGGCACCAGCATGAACCCGGACGGCCCGGTCTACTACGGTGCGGTGGGTCCGGTCGACTACTCCGGTGAGCCGAACTCTGGTGGATCACTGGCGATCACTGTGATCGCCACTGACCGGCAGGGCAGGACCAGTTCGCCGATCGAAACGAAGATCTCGGTCGCCCCGTGTCGGGCGACCGCCGCTGGCGCGGAGATCAGATGA
- a CDS encoding SRPBCC family protein, which yields MRTETFTDEFTVAAPPERVYAHLAEPTNHIGLSPLIVAVRDVVAETDDAGRAVLRYVAVERFTIAGPLRYDNVLRVRQTATVPGRELVLEVRSPAWVSVRFVMTVAPHHTGPAATSPAATGSRVTVTVRLRMPTLLRSYVVRTARRVQVFRARTLTERMSD from the coding sequence GTGCGGACGGAGACCTTCACCGACGAGTTCACCGTCGCGGCGCCGCCCGAACGGGTGTACGCGCACCTGGCCGAGCCGACCAACCACATCGGCCTGTCGCCGTTGATCGTCGCGGTCCGCGACGTCGTGGCGGAGACCGACGACGCCGGCCGGGCGGTGCTGCGCTACGTCGCGGTCGAACGGTTCACCATCGCCGGTCCGCTGCGGTACGACAACGTGCTGCGGGTCCGGCAGACCGCCACCGTGCCGGGCCGGGAACTGGTGCTGGAGGTACGCAGTCCCGCGTGGGTCTCGGTCCGCTTCGTGATGACGGTGGCACCGCACCACACCGGTCCGGCGGCTACCAGTCCGGCGGCCACGGGTTCCCGGGTGACCGTCACCGTCCGTCTCCGGATGCCTACCCTGTTGCGATCCTATGTGGTGCGTACGGCCAGGCGGGTGCAGGTGTTCCGGGCGCGTACGCTGACCGAAAGGATGAGTGACTGA
- a CDS encoding HAMP domain-containing sensor histidine kinase: protein MMGWLRGVPLRVKLVAAVLTMVLTALLVISVSSAVFLRSYLIDQIDSDLGVFVGQVQDLPTQQQLQQQQVRVTVSLPTDYLVILTDDQGAVKTPLYDAERLPSSDLPRWPTDREGFVALQGGPFTVHARDGVPRWRMLYAALPNGQMIAVGQSLADVDRAVSRLVWIDIMVGCGVLVLLALAGAAIVRTNLKPLVEIEQTASAIAAGDLSRRVPDPEPGAHVPQTELGRLSRTLNAMLSQIEAAFTARATSEWAARRAEIAAREAAVAAQYSEARARRSEERMRQFVADASHELRTPLTTIRGFAELYRQGAVAASPQEASRLVRRIEDEAARMGLLVEDLLLLARLDRERPLDLGPVELPVLAGDAVQAARAVDPQRRIELDIAPGAGTLVVLGDDARLRQVIGNLMANAVNHTPPEAVVTLRLRADLPGFAVIEIVDDGPGLTTEQAERVFERFYRADAARTRSAERPAGTGLGLAIVAALVAAHQGMVEVESSPGEGATFRVRLPLAAAGLIDGDES, encoded by the coding sequence ATGATGGGCTGGCTACGCGGCGTACCGCTGCGGGTCAAGCTCGTCGCGGCCGTGCTCACGATGGTGCTCACCGCGTTGCTGGTGATCAGCGTGAGCAGCGCGGTGTTCCTGCGTAGCTACCTGATCGACCAGATCGACTCCGACCTCGGTGTCTTCGTCGGTCAGGTGCAGGATCTGCCGACGCAGCAGCAGCTGCAGCAACAGCAGGTGCGGGTCACCGTCTCGCTGCCCACCGACTATCTGGTCATCCTCACCGACGATCAGGGCGCGGTGAAGACCCCGCTGTACGACGCGGAACGGCTACCAAGTAGCGACCTGCCCCGGTGGCCGACGGACCGGGAGGGATTCGTCGCACTGCAGGGCGGGCCGTTCACCGTGCACGCCCGTGACGGCGTGCCCCGCTGGCGGATGCTCTACGCGGCGTTGCCCAACGGTCAGATGATCGCCGTCGGGCAGAGCCTGGCCGATGTGGACCGGGCGGTCAGCCGGCTGGTCTGGATCGACATCATGGTCGGCTGCGGAGTCCTGGTGCTGCTCGCGCTGGCTGGCGCGGCGATCGTCCGGACCAACCTGAAACCGCTGGTGGAGATCGAACAGACAGCATCGGCGATCGCCGCCGGCGATCTCAGCCGCCGGGTCCCGGACCCGGAACCCGGGGCACATGTGCCGCAGACCGAACTCGGCCGGCTGTCCCGGACCCTCAACGCGATGCTCAGCCAGATCGAGGCGGCGTTCACCGCCCGGGCGACCTCGGAATGGGCGGCCCGGCGCGCCGAGATCGCCGCCCGCGAAGCCGCGGTCGCCGCGCAGTACTCCGAGGCCCGGGCCCGCCGCTCGGAGGAACGAATGCGGCAGTTCGTCGCCGACGCCTCGCACGAACTGCGGACGCCGCTGACCACCATCCGGGGCTTCGCCGAACTCTACCGTCAGGGCGCGGTCGCGGCCTCTCCCCAGGAAGCGTCCCGGCTGGTCCGCCGAATCGAGGACGAGGCCGCCCGGATGGGTCTGCTGGTGGAGGATCTGCTGCTGCTGGCCCGACTGGACCGGGAGCGCCCGCTCGACCTGGGCCCGGTGGAGTTGCCGGTGCTGGCCGGCGACGCGGTGCAGGCCGCGCGGGCGGTCGACCCGCAGCGGCGGATCGAGCTGGACATCGCCCCGGGAGCCGGAACGCTGGTCGTGCTCGGCGACGACGCCCGGCTGCGGCAGGTGATCGGCAACCTGATGGCCAACGCCGTCAACCACACCCCACCGGAGGCGGTGGTGACCCTCCGGCTGCGGGCCGACCTGCCCGGCTTCGCGGTGATCGAGATCGTCGACGACGGACCGGGGCTCACCACCGAGCAGGCCGAACGGGTCTTCGAGCGGTTCTATCGGGCCGACGCCGCCCGGACCCGCAGCGCCGAGCGCCCGGCCGGGACCGGCCTCGGGTTGGCGATCGTCGCCGCCCTGGTCGCCGCCCATCAGGGCATGGTCGAGGTAGAGAGCAGCCCCGGCGAGGGGGCGACGTTCCGGGTCCGCCTACCGCTCGCCGCCGCCGGACTGATCGACGGCGACGAATCATGA